ATGGGCTTTGCTGGTGCTTCTCTGCTTCTTTGCGTTCTCGCAGGGTAAGGATCTTGGCAAGCCGATAGCCTATCTGTTCATAATAGAGTCGATAGTGACCCTGTTGATACCGGGAATGCTTCTGCTTACAGAGAAGTGGAATCCTCTCGGAGGAGTACCAGGCTAAGGTTTGATACTGCCGTGCTTTTCTGAAAAAGTCTGAGGCTTTAAGCGTCGGTGCGAACGGGAAGCACGGGATTTTTAAGAGTTGGTTTTGTTTCGGCTAGGCAGTCCGAAACTTAACAGAAGTTTGCGAGGCGGCTTCAGCTTCGAATGGTTTTTGATGCAGCAGTCGCCGAGCAAATAATTCCTTGTCCCTGAGGCAAGGGAGTGCCGGTTTACAGGTGGTTTACAAAAAAAGGGGACTTTCGAGTCCCCTCTTTTTTTGTTTTGTAACTAAGGAATTCCGGAGCTTTTAGGCTTCTTCCTTTCTCTGGACGAGAATCACCCACTTTCCTTTCTGAGCGGGCTTTTCAGCATCTTTGTGGGTAAATACGTTTACCTCAAAAATGAAGAACCCCATGTTCGGACGCCTGTGTTCCCTTTTCTCAACGAGCTTTCTCGTTATGTGAATCGTGTCACCTGGGAATACAGCTCCCGAAAATCTCCAGTCTTCAAGGCCCATGAAGGCGACGGTAGCGAGTCTCGGCATGGTGAACCAGAGGCCGGTGGCTATGGAAGTCACCAGCATGCCGTGGGCTACTCTTGTCTTGAACACGGTTTTCTTGGCGAACTCCTCGTCTATGTGCATATTGTTGTAATCTGCGGAAAGTCCAGCGAAGTTGACGATGTCGGCTTCAGTAATGGTTCTTCCTGAGCTCTTGTGCTCGTCTCCCTCGTTCAGATCTTCGTAAAAAAGTTTTGGCATCTTTAGTTCTCCTTTTTAACCAACTGGTTTGAATTTGGGGAGGGTGACCTCATCTGTGACGTCATCGAAGCAGACCTGCACTTCCATCCCGATAGTTACTTCACTCGGGTCCACGTCAACCACGTTGGACATCATCTTCACTCCCTCGTCCATCTCAATAAGGGCCACTACATAGGGAGGCTCACCCTTGTACGCCTTGGATGGTCCCATGTGGTGTATGGAAAAAGTCCATACCTTCCCCCGACCCTCACTCTCAACCCACTCTATGTCCTCACTCATGTCCCCCCCAGGGGAAAGAGCCCTTGGGTAAAAGAAAAACTCTCCGGTCTCCCTTGACCTCGGGATAACCAGCTTGTGCTCCTTGGCAGCCTCCCAGTACGGCCTTGTCTCCGGCCGAAACTCAGGCAAAGGCTTGTTATACGCTTTTTTCTCTTCTGACATTTTCTTAGTTCTCCTTTTGTATCGTTAATTAATCGGCTGGTTCCCAAGGACCACCGTGCTGTGAGCAGACACTATCCCACCGTTTCCATGCACAACCGCCACTTCGGGGTCCTCAACCTGCCTTGACCCCGCGTCTCCCCTTAATTGCAACGTGGCCTCAACCACATGATGCATGGCCCCAAGGTGAGCCTGTGAGAGCAATCCCCCGTGGGTATTAACAGGAAGGTCCTTCCCTATCTCCATTCTTCCCTCAAGGGCAAACGCTCCTCCCTCTCCCTTGGGAACAAAACCCAGTCCCTCGAGTTCAAGAAGAACGGTTATCGTAAAGCAGTCGTAAAGAAACGCTATGTCAACGTCCCTTGGTTCTATTCCCGCAGTGTTAAACGCCTTCTGCCCCGATCTCTCGACCGCGTCGTATATCTGGTCAAGGTTCTCTAGGGAGGTGAGGTACTGGTGAGAGTATCCCTGTCCCATTCCCCAGAGGTAGGCAAGATCGTTTTCTATTCCAAGCTCCTTCGCCTTATCTTCCGTAGTTACTATGAAAGCAGCTCCCCCGTCAGAGATAATCGAGCAGTCATACTTGGTAAGGGGCTCCGCTATAACTCTTGAGGTAAGAACGTCCTCTATTGAGAGCGGATCCTTGTTCATCGCGTTTTCCTTATCAGCTGCGTGCTTTCTCATGGTAACCGCCACAGCTGCGAGGTGTTCTCTTCTGCTGTTCCAGTCATGCAGGTATCTCTGCGCCGCGAGTGCGTATCCCCCGGGAGTCGTTAATCCGTATGGGAACTCAAACTCCGCGTGGCACATCTCCCTTATAAGCGCAAGCATCCCCGAGGACGATATCCCCGAGAGGGTGTTATCCCCCCTTACGCAGAGTACCACTTCTGCCTGCCCCGAGGATATGGCCATGGCGGCCTCGGCCACCATCCACACCGCGGTGGCTCCCCCCACGGCTACCGAGGAGAAGAACCTCGGGTTCATGCCGAAGTAATCGGCAAAGGTAGTGCAGTGCATGAAGGTGTGCTCGACAAGGGAGAAGGCCGTTACGAGGCCGTCCACGTCATCTTTTTTTATCCCCGCGTCCTCAATAGCGAGCTTTGAGGCTTCGCTCAGGAAGTGAAAGGAGCTTTTATCCGGGATCTTTCCCTGTTCCGTTTCACCCACCCCGGCGATAACCACTTTTTTGTTCTTTAGAAGTTCTCGGGTCTCCTGTATGCCCGGAAGGTTCTTAGACATTGTAATGCTTCCTCCTTACTTAGTGCTCTTTAATGTTCAAAATCCGTATCATATTACTACATACACAGGGATTTTGCCAAACTAAATCCCAAGTTCGCGCGAAATAACGATACGCTGTATCTCCGAGGTTCCTTCGGTTATGGAAGCCAGCCTCGCGTCGCGGTAGTATCTCTCTGCGTTGTACTCGACGCTGTAGCCGTAGCCACCGAGTACCTGCAGGGCTTCAGTGGCCACCCACTGCACTATCTCGGCCGAGTAGAGCTTGGCCATGGAAGCTTCCTTGAGACATCTTTTCCCTTTGCTGTAGAGCCATGCGGCCTTGTAAACCATAAGTCTCGCGGTCTCTATTTTGACCGCCATATCGGCGAGCTTGAAGCTTATGGCCTGAAACTTCGATATGGGTCTTCCGAACGCCTCTCTTTCCTTTGAATACTGAAGAGCGTACTCAAAGGCGGCCTGAGCTATTCCGACGCTTTTCGCGGCGTGGGTTATGCGTGCTCCGAGCAACGTTTCCATCGCCCCCGCGAATCCCCCTTCTCCTACGAGCAGACTTTCTTCACCGACCTCACAGCCCTCAAATATAAGTTCCGAGGTGTCCGCGGAGCGGTGCCCGAGCTTGTGCATCTTTCCGCTTACGGAAAATCCCGGGGTGCCCTTGTCAACTATAAATATGCTTATCCCGTGACCCTTTTTCGTCTTGTCTGTGTAGGCGGCCACGACCGCGTAATCGCACATGGTGCCGTTTGTTATCCAGGTCTTCGTGCCGTTAAGCACGTAGTGGTCTCCCTTTTTTTCCGCCTGGGTTCTTATGCTTCGCGCGTCGGAACCGGCATTGGGTTCGGTGATTCCCAGGGAGCCGATCAGTTTGCCCTCGATCCCGGGGACGAGATATTTCTGCTTCTGCTCCTCGGAGCCGAATTTGTATATGGGGAACATGGAAAGGCTTGTGTGGGCGTTAATGCACATAGCTATGCCGGCGTTAACCCTCCCCATTTCCTCCGAGAATATGCAGTCCATTATCTTATCCTGAGCGACCCCTCCGTATTCTTCCGGAAAGGAGATTCCAAGCAGTCCGATTTCCCCGAGCATGGGAAACAGCTGCTTGGGGAAGGTCTGAGTGGCTTCCGCTTCTTCAACCAGCGGTTCTATCTCGTTCTGGGCGAAATCCACTATCATTTCCCGGAACATGCGCTGCTCGTCCGTGAATTCGAAATCAATAGGCAATTTGGCGTCCTCCCTGTGCCAATCCTCATTATAGCGA
This genomic interval from Candidatus Dadabacteria bacterium contains the following:
- a CDS encoding dehydratase yields the protein MPKLFYEDLNEGDEHKSSGRTITEADIVNFAGLSADYNNMHIDEEFAKKTVFKTRVAHGMLVTSIATGLWFTMPRLATVAFMGLEDWRFSGAVFPGDTIHITRKLVEKREHRRPNMGFFIFEVNVFTHKDAEKPAQKGKWVILVQRKEEA
- a CDS encoding Zn-ribbon domain-containing OB-fold protein yields the protein MSEEKKAYNKPLPEFRPETRPYWEAAKEHKLVIPRSRETGEFFFYPRALSPGGDMSEDIEWVESEGRGKVWTFSIHHMGPSKAYKGEPPYVVALIEMDEGVKMMSNVVDVDPSEVTIGMEVQVCFDDVTDEVTLPKFKPVG
- a CDS encoding thiolase family protein; this translates as MSKNLPGIQETRELLKNKKVVIAGVGETEQGKIPDKSSFHFLSEASKLAIEDAGIKKDDVDGLVTAFSLVEHTFMHCTTFADYFGMNPRFFSSVAVGGATAVWMVAEAAMAISSGQAEVVLCVRGDNTLSGISSSGMLALIREMCHAEFEFPYGLTTPGGYALAAQRYLHDWNSRREHLAAVAVTMRKHAADKENAMNKDPLSIEDVLTSRVIAEPLTKYDCSIISDGGAAFIVTTEDKAKELGIENDLAYLWGMGQGYSHQYLTSLENLDQIYDAVERSGQKAFNTAGIEPRDVDIAFLYDCFTITVLLELEGLGFVPKGEGGAFALEGRMEIGKDLPVNTHGGLLSQAHLGAMHHVVEATLQLRGDAGSRQVEDPEVAVVHGNGGIVSAHSTVVLGNQPIN
- a CDS encoding acyl-CoA dehydrogenase translates to MDFEFTDEQRMFREMIVDFAQNEIEPLVEEAEATQTFPKQLFPMLGEIGLLGISFPEEYGGVAQDKIMDCIFSEEMGRVNAGIAMCINAHTSLSMFPIYKFGSEEQKQKYLVPGIEGKLIGSLGITEPNAGSDARSIRTQAEKKGDHYVLNGTKTWITNGTMCDYAVVAAYTDKTKKGHGISIFIVDKGTPGFSVSGKMHKLGHRSADTSELIFEGCEVGEESLLVGEGGFAGAMETLLGARITHAAKSVGIAQAAFEYALQYSKEREAFGRPISKFQAISFKLADMAVKIETARLMVYKAAWLYSKGKRCLKEASMAKLYSAEIVQWVATEALQVLGGYGYSVEYNAERYYRDARLASITEGTSEIQRIVISRELGI